Proteins from a single region of Lasioglossum baleicum chromosome 1, iyLasBale1, whole genome shotgun sequence:
- the LOC143209089 gene encoding uncharacterized protein LOC143209089, producing the protein MIGETGTTDRAIGDVTAEVMITTLGKVPQQMYYLEDTNVPQMAGFGSNMEDNPYSNEYTTEMPSNGMTKSSTDSGYSPILVSLLCVLVVILFMCCVTACIVAKTKRKTSFFNKGCDPGCTGMSQPLLDKISECSSKSSTQRN; encoded by the exons ATGATAGGAGAAACTGGTACCACGGACAGGGCCATTGGG GATGTTACAGCTGAAGTTATGATAACGACGCTAGGAAAAGTACCCCAACAAATGTATTACTTAGAAGACACAAATGTTCCACAAATGGCAGGGTTCGGTAGCAATATGGAGGACAATCCCTACTCCAACGAATATACCACTGAGATGCCATCCAACGGAATGACCAAGAGCAGTACCGATTCTGGTTATTCCCCAATTTTAGTATCTCTACTATGCGTACTAGTGGTGATACTATTCATGTGCTGCGTCACTGCATGCATAGTTgccaaaacaaaaagaaaaactaGTTTTTTTAACAAAGGATGCGATCCAGGATGCACAGGTATGAGCCAACCGCTGTTGGACAAGATTTCGGAGTGCTCAAGCAAATCGAGCACCCAGAGAAATTAG